From the Nocardia fluminea genome, the window TCACCCGACGCGATCCCGCAATCCCTTCGCCGCGTGTCGTTACAAAGACGGCCTGTCGCGACGATCGGCGCAGTGTTGATCACATCCCTGACACGTCGGCGGTGAGGTAGAGCTGCCGACGGCTTCACGGGCATTTCAGTGCGGTCGGAGCGCATTCCCTGGCGAGCGAGTACACCACCGCTGACCAGCGGCGCGCCGAATGTCGGTGCCCCTTGCTACTTTTCGTGTATTCGATCTCCACGAGCTCAGCGAGGACGCATGACCGCCGAAACCACCTATCTCGAACTGTCCGACGACGCGGGCTCCTCGCACAAGTTCTACGAGGTCGTAGTCACCGGAACGAACGTCAATATCCGCTACGGCCGTATCGGCGAGCAGGGCCAGTCCAAAGCGAGCGCCTTCGCCACCGAGGACAAGGCGAAGTCGGCCGCGCAGAAAAAGATCGGCGAGAAGATGCGCAAGGGCTACGCCCCCGCCGTCATGGGAGCGCGCGAGCGCCGCACCGTCACCCGCCGCAGCATCACCAGCCAGCGCTCCACCGCCAAGTCGGCCCCCGTGCTGTGGCGCTTCGATTCCGGCGCCGCCGCCTTCGGCATCTTCGTCGACGAGCAGCGCTGCTGGGTCGGCAACGAGCAGGGCGAGGTCTTCACCCTTTCCCCCGCCGGCGTCGTCACCAACAGCTACAAGCTGCCCGACGCGGTCAAGTGCATCGTCGCCGACGACTTCTGGATCTACGCGGGCTGCGACGACGGCCGCGTCTACGACCTGTCCGGCAAAGTCCCCCGCGCCGCTTACGACGTCTCCGCCGACGACGTCTACTGGCTCGACATCCACGACGGCATCCTCGCCGCCTCCGACGCCGCCGGTGGCCTCACCGTCATCGACCACGAAGAGGAATCCCTCTGGTCGGCGCGCAGCAAGGGTAACTCCGGCTGGATGGTCCGCGTCGACCCCACCGGCGTCTACCACGGCCACAGCGCCGGCGTCACCAAATACCACCTGGAAACCGGTCGCTCCCAGTGGAATTCGTCCACCCGCGGTGCGGTCCTGTTCGGCTGGCAGGAATCCGGCACCGTCTACGCGGGCACTTCCCACAATCAGGTCGAGGAGATCACCAAGCAGGGCACCGCCACCCGCACCTACCAGTGCGACGCCGCCGTCTTCTCCTGCGCCGCCTCCCCCGACGGCCGCTACGTCTTCGCCGGCGACTCCCACTCCTCGGTCTACTGCTTCGACGCCAACGGCACCCGCCTGTGGAAACTGGCCACCGGCTGCGGCTCCGCCTACTCCATGCAGTACCACGACGAAAAGCTCTATCTGGTCACCACCTCCGGCGCCCTGGCCTGCCTCGACGTCAGCGAATCCGCCATCCGCGACGCCGACCAGGGCGTCCTGCCCACCACCCGCTCGGTGAAAGCCCCCGAATTCTCCGCCGTAGCCCCCAGCACCACCCTCGAACTCACCACCGACGCAGGCACCGGCGTCATCGTCGAATGCCTCCAACACGGCGACTCCCTCCGCGTCCATGTCATCTCCCCCGGCTACGACCCCGGCTGGAACGTCCAATTCCCCCGCGACATCCGCCTAGCCGGCGCCCGCTACGTCGTCGACGCCGTCTCCGAATCCGCCCGAGGCGGCTTCTACCGAGTCCGCGGTGACATCCGCCGCCTGGGCTGACGCCCCACCGCGGCCCAACCCCGCCGCCGCGCCGAGTCCGCCACCCATCGACTGACTGTGATGTCCAGAGAGGTTGGTCAGTCGGGTGACCGGTGGCCGACTCGGTCAACACGCACGAGCGTCGCCGTCTTACCGCCAGCCGAGAACGACGGACGTCCGCCAGTCCCGGGATGGCGGCCGGGGCTGTCGGCGGGCTGCGCACTCGGACCTGGCCGGACAACGCCGAGTGTCGATGCCGCAGGTTGTGCTCGGTCTCGAGTCGCCGATGCCTCAAACCTCGCCCGCATCGGGGTTCAGCGCAGCCAGGGTGACAAAGATCGGCACCCCAGGATCCGCCGTGATCCCCCGCCCGCGCAGAAACGCATCGATCATCCCCCACACCAATTCGTGCACCCTGCCGACGAATTCTCCGGCATCCGGCTCAGCGTCACTCAGCCACAGATCAGTCAGCACGATCATCACGCCGACAATCGCCCGCGCCAGATATTCGATCCCCTCGGCATCGAGCGGAATCGAATCCGCCACCGCCCGAGCCCTTTCCGCGAACCGACCCGCCACCGTACTGGCGAGGTCGTACTGGCCCGCGGCCCCCTCACGATTCGCACTCGTCTGAGTCAGGAAGCGGAAAACATTGGGGTGGGCCAGAATTCCGACCGCATAGTCGTTCAGCGCACGATCGATCGCAGCGTTGGGTGGCTGCAACAGCAGAGTCAGGTCGGTTCCCGTCGCGGCGAATGCCGAGTCGGCGAATCGCGCGCCGATCGCCGCGTAGAGGTCACCTTTGTCGGTGAACTGCCGATACAGTCGCGGCTTCGTGATCCCGGCCTCGACCGCGAAAGCATCCATGCTCGGGCGAGGCCCGTCACGATCGAGCACCCGAATCGCGGCGTCGACGATGACATCCCGGCTCACCGGTGGAGGTCGTCGACTGGCTCGGGTCACGGTCGGAAACGATACACGTACCGCCAGTACGATCAGATGGTTCGCTGTGTCATGGCCCAACGACTCTTTACAGATCGCACCACATACCGGCAGTATCGGGTTCCATACCGGCAGTACGAACTCCCGGACATCGCATCGAAGGAGACGGTCCGTGTCGGATCCCCTGCGCCAACTCACCACAACACTCGGCGCCCCACCACCACCCGACTTCGCCACCCTCACCCCCGACGAGCTGGCCCTCCTCGACAACTACGTCCGAGCCGCCCTCGACCACCGCAAGGCAGCCCTTGACGACGCCCTCGACTCCGGCATGCGCCTCATCCCCCGCCTGGCCCGCCCCGCCGTGAAGAAGGTGCTCGGACTGTGACCGCAACCCACCACACCACCGTCGAACTGGCCAAACTGGCCCGCGTCCTCGACCGCGACCCCGCCGACCTGGCCTTCCTCGCCACCCTCCCACCCACGGCCCTCCGCGAATTCCGCGACCAGATCACCGATCTCACCGCCCGCCGCGAAGCCCGCCGCATGCAACGAGTCGGCGCCGCCGCCAAACTGGTCCCCGCCCCCATAGCCGCCAAGATCACCGAAGCCGCCTTCGGCCCCGTCCTTGCCGCCGCACTCGCCGGCTCCGTCGACCCGGCCCGCGCCGTAGCCATCGCCAGCGCCCTCTCCCCCAGTTTCCTGGCCGACGGCACCCTCACCCTCGACCCCCGCCGAGCAGTCGAACTGATCGCCCAGGTCCCCGGCCCGATGGCCGCAGCCGTCGCCAGCGAATTGATCAGCCGCGGCGACTACCTGACCATGGGCAACCTCGCAGGCTCGGTCCCCGACTCGGTCCTGCGCGCAGCCCTCCCCCACGCCTCCGACCTCGACATCCTCCAGGTCGGCTACTACCTCGAGGAAACCTCAGCAGCCGACCGCCTCCTCACCATCGTCACCGACCGAGTCCCCGGCGTCATCCGCGCAACCCACGACGCCGACGAATGGCCCAAAGCAATCACCCTGCTAGCCCTCCTCGGCCCCACCGAACGATCCAAACTCGCCAACGTCGTAGCCGCCCAAGACGACGAAGTCATCGACGGCCTACTTGCCGCGGTAGAAGAAGTCGAGGCCTGGGACACCCTCCTCCCCGTAGCAGCAGGTATGGCCCCGGAACCCCTACAACGTCTAGCCCAACGCCCAGCCATGCAAAACCCCACCCTCCTCACCAAAATCGCCGACCTGGCCCTAACCCAAAACCTCTGGCTCTCCCTACTCCCCCTAGCCACCCACCTCTCCCCCACCCAACTCCACACCGTCGCCGCCCGAGTAGCCACCGAACCCGACGACTCCCTGACCACCCTCATAGAACAAGCCCATACCGAAAACCACTGGCCCACCCTCCTCCCAGTAGCCCTCGCCCTCTCCACCCCAGACCGCAAACGCCTGGCCTCCCTCCCGGTAATGCACCGCCCCGCCTACCTCACCGCCGCCATCGAAGCCACCGCCACCCACAACCTCTGGCCCGAAGCCCTCCCCCTCCTCAACGACCTCCCCACCACCACCCACGAAACCCTCGCGACCAGCCTAGATGCCCTCACCGACAACAACTTCCGAGAAGCCCTCCACGCCGCCGCCACTGCCGACTGCACCACAACCCTGATTCAAATCGTCCTCCGACAAGACGTCTCATCTCGAACTCGCTCCCTGATCCTCCTCAACGAATCCGACAACCTGGAACCTTGAACCGCCCCGGGTTCGATGCGCACCGGTTTATCTGTCTCCAGCCGGTTGCTCGGCGTGAAGTGAATAGTATTCGGCTTCGTGTTCGGCCGGTGGTCGCCGGCCGAGGCGGTGCATGATCCGGGACTGGTTGAACCAACCGACCCAGTCCGCGGTGAGGAACTCGACGTCGGCGATCCGAGTCAGCGGGCCCCGCCGGAACGGGGAATCATCGCGAATCGCCTCGGTCTTGTAGAGTCCGATCGTGGTCTCGGCCAGCGCATTATCGTAGGCATCACCAACCGACCCGATCGACGGACGTAGATCCGAAAGTGCCAGTGTCTCACCAAGTTTCACCGCTGTGTATTGAGATCCCGCATCGGAATGATGTATCGCTCCACCGATCGGATGGCCTTCGCGGGCCCGCAGCGCGACCGCTTGCCGGATCGCTTTCTCCACGAACGCGGTGTGTTTGCTGGTCGAGCATTCCCAGCCCAGGATCCGGCCTGCGTAGGCATCGATGACGAACGCGGTGTAGACGAACACGCCACTTGCCAGCCGGACATAGGTGAAGTCGGCGACGAGCAGCATGTTCGGTGCCGGGACCCGGAACTGGCGGTCGACCAGGTCCGGCGCCCGCGACGCGGCCGGGTCCGGTTCGGTGGTGCGGACCTTCTTGCGTCGCACAACACCTTTCCATCCGTTGATGCGCATCAGCCGTTCCACCGTGCACCGAGCAACCGGAATGCCGCGTCTTTGCAGGTAAGCCCACATCTTCGCCGCCCCATACAACGACTCCGGCGTCCGCCGGCCCCGCTCGTCGGGCTCGTAATGCCCGGCAAGGACCTCGGTGAGGGTGGTGTCCCACAGCGCCCGTTTCGACGGCGCCCGCCGCACCCAGGCATGGAAAGTTCTCGGGGCGATCTTGACGCCGTGCGCAGTCAGCGCACGGCAGATCGGAACGACCCCGAACCGAGCCCGATGCTCGGCGATGAACGCGCAAACTACCGCTGTCGCGGGTCGTTCGCCCGCGCGAAGAAAGACGTTGCCGCAGACAAGATTTCGATGGTTTGCTCGAGTTCTGCGATCTTACGTTTCTGCTCACGAATCGTCCGCGCCGCCTCCGTGGTCATCCCCTCGGCGTCACCGGTGTCGACCGCGGCTTGGCGCACCCATTTACGCAGGGTTTCCGCGGTCATTCCCAGCCTCGCGGAGACCGCTTTCATCGCGGCCCACTCGCTGTCGTAGTCGTCGCGGTGATCGACGACCAGCCGGACGGCCTTGGCTTTGGTCGCTTCGTCGTACTTCGCAGGCATGATCTGCCCATCCTTCCCAAGTAAGAAGGTGGGCACCAAACCCGGGGCGGTTCAATGCGAGTTCTACCGGGGCATGTGCTCGCTACCGACCGTCGTCGACCCGGCAACGGGGCGGATCACGATGCGGGCCGGATTCGTCGGGGCGGTGATGATGCCGATCGGTTTGGCCCAGCAGGTCAAAACCAACCTCGACGTGCGCGGTGTCGCGCCGTTGTCGATCATCGGGCACCCGCGCGCCAACATGTGGACCTTCCTAGCAAGGGCCGATATCCAGCCGATCGGCGACCCCGACGAGGTGGCGCGATTGTGGAAGGCGCGGGTGGTGGTGATCCGCGATGGCGATATCGCCTTGCCGTCCCCGGTACCCGACCCGCTGATGATCCGAACGTGGGTGTCTCCGGCTATCAGTGCGTTCCGCCCATCGGGGGCCGTGGTGATCGAGTGCGCGTTATCGATCTTGAGGCAGACTCGACGATGAAAAACGGCGGCCACTCACCATGCCCCGACGAACCCGACATTTACATTCTGTCGAATTAGCCGGTGCACGAATGCATTTCGCCGCGTGCTTGAACCGCTGCACTAGTGGTCGTCTGCGATGTGGCCACTAGGTCATGTCTCCCAATTGAGTTTCCGGTTCTCGCCCGATAGATCGTCGGGTCGGGCATCATGTTCGCCGTGGCGGCGACTGTCGGTGATCGGCATCAGGTTCTGACGGACAACCAGTGGGAACTCCTCGAGCTGCTGTTACCGAAATCCGATGGCCGCGTGGGCCGTAACTTCTCCAACAACCGCCAGGTCGTCGAGGGAATGTTGTTCCGGTTGCGGACCGGGATGCCCTGGCGTGATCTGCCCGAGGTATTCGGTCCGTGGCAGACGGTATGGAAACGGCACCGCCGGTATGCCGCCGACGGCACCTGGGATCGGGTGCTGGTCGCGCTGACTGCGTTGGCCGATGCGACCGGGAATCTCGATTGGGTGGTCTCGGTCGATTCGACGATCGTGCGGGTGCATCAACATGGCGCCAACACCCGTCGTGGCGAGGGCACGGTTTCCGGCCCGGACGGTGAGTTATGAGCCGGCTGATCACGGGATCGGCCGGTCTCGGGGCGGGCTGACTACCAAAGCCCACTTGGCTACCGACGGCAACGGTCGCGGTTTGGCGGTGTTGATCACCGCGGGCCAGGCTGCAGATTGTCCGGTGATGCCCGCTGTGCTCGACGCGATCGCGGTCCCGCGATTGGTTGGTGGTCCGCCGCGCCGGAATCCTGATCAGGTCCTGGCCGACAAGGCGTATTCCTCGGCGGCGAATCGAAAGCTGTTGCGGAGCAAGCGGATTGTGGCGGTGATCCCGCAGCGGTCTGATCAGGTCGCCAACCGGAAACGTCGAGGTCGTGCCGGTGGACGCCCGCCCGGGTTCGACTCCGATGCCTACAAGGGTCGCAATGTGGTCGAGCGAGCGTTCAACAAGGCCAAACACTGGCGTGGTGTCGCAACTCGTTACGACAAGCTGGCCTGTACTTACCGGGCCGGGATCGTCATGGCCCTCACGGTCGAATGGCTGAAGCTATTGGGAGACATGACCTAGGCGCCCCGGCGCGATCACCGTCTACCCCCGGTCACCGCGCCGGATTGCACCGCCTTCCCAACGAGCGGCGTGCGGCACGAGGCGCTGTTATCCATATTGGACCCGGAATGACTCCGAAGTGATTGTGTCGCAGCACATTGCTGTAGCTGAGGGCAGCCTGATCCGGGAGACGCCGGGGAGGGCGGAAAGCAGCCCTGACAAAGTCGGGACGTGCCAGTACCGCCGAATGGTGCGGGTCCGGTGAGCGTGGGACAGAGGTGGACGCGAGGAACCGGTGTCATAAAGCTCCTCAAGTTCGGGGTGCCAGCTCTCCAACTCGGTGGATATGGACTGGCTTGCGGTGCATCTCCGATCGCTGTTAGTGGATCGGGGAACTCCCTTGACGGATTGTCTTGTCTGATGGGGAGGCCACGGTGAAAGCCTCGGGCGTAGTCGTGGCGAGGCTGCTGGAGCAAAGCTGGCCACTTCCTTTCCCAAATGGAGCAGTGAACGTGGGAACCATCTCTCTCGCCCATTGGTGATCGTGGCCAACGGTTTTCGGTGGGCAAGCTCGTCGTCGGCTGATGGAACGTGATGGGGCGGAGGAGTCGTAGTAGTTCGAGTCCAGGGTCCGGCACGAGGTCGCACGAGTTGAGCGAGCTTGATCGAAGGAGGTCGGCGGATGCCGAAGATGTAGTTACGGATCAGTGTTCGAAGATCCGTCCCCGGGCCCGACGTGCGTCGCCGGTAGCGGCGGGGTGCGAAGAGTTGGGGCAACTCCCGCAGTATCGCGGGCCGATCCTCCGGAGCCGCGCCTCTCAGCGCGAACCACACGATCGCTACTCGGTGACCAGCGAACACGGCACTGCCGATTGCGGCGGTGATCGCGGTTGGAAGTGTCAGCCCATCCAAGGCTCCCACGGAATTCCCTCTCATAGCGGTGGCCATATCGGCATCTCATGC encodes:
- a CDS encoding DNA-directed RNA polymerase subunit beta gives rise to the protein MGTKPGAVQCEFYRGMCSLPTVVDPATGRITMRAGFVGAVMMPIGLAQQVKTNLDVRGVAPLSIIGHPRANMWTFLARADIQPIGDPDEVARLWKARVVVIRDGDIALPSPVPDPLMIRTWVSPAISAFRPSGAVVIECALSILRQTRR
- a CDS encoding IS5 family transposase (programmed frameshift), whose translation is MFAVAATVGDRHQVLTDNQWELLELLLPKSDGRVGRNFSNNRQVVEGMLFRLRTGMPWRDLPEVFGPWQTVWKRHRRYAADGTWDRVLVALTALADATGNLDWVVSVDSTIVRVHQHGANTRRARARFPARTVSYEPADHGIGRSRGGLTTKAHLATDGNGRGLAVLITAGQAADCPVMPAVLDAIAVPRLVGGPPRRNPDQVLADKAYSSAANRKLLRSKRIVAVIPQRSDQVANRKRRGRAGGRPPGFDSDAYKGRNVVERAFNKAKHWRGVATRYDKLACTYRAGIVMALTVEWLKLLGDMT
- a CDS encoding WGR domain-containing protein: MTAETTYLELSDDAGSSHKFYEVVVTGTNVNIRYGRIGEQGQSKASAFATEDKAKSAAQKKIGEKMRKGYAPAVMGARERRTVTRRSITSQRSTAKSAPVLWRFDSGAAAFGIFVDEQRCWVGNEQGEVFTLSPAGVVTNSYKLPDAVKCIVADDFWIYAGCDDGRVYDLSGKVPRAAYDVSADDVYWLDIHDGILAASDAAGGLTVIDHEEESLWSARSKGNSGWMVRVDPTGVYHGHSAGVTKYHLETGRSQWNSSTRGAVLFGWQESGTVYAGTSHNQVEEITKQGTATRTYQCDAAVFSCAASPDGRYVFAGDSHSSVYCFDANGTRLWKLATGCGSAYSMQYHDEKLYLVTTSGALACLDVSESAIRDADQGVLPTTRSVKAPEFSAVAPSTTLELTTDAGTGVIVECLQHGDSLRVHVISPGYDPGWNVQFPRDIRLAGARYVVDAVSESARGGFYRVRGDIRRLG
- a CDS encoding TetR/AcrR family transcriptional regulator → MVSWRRGSDTDRLLRCDVREFVLPVWNPILPVCGAICKESLGHDTANHLIVLAVRVSFPTVTRASRRPPPVSRDVIVDAAIRVLDRDGPRPSMDAFAVEAGITKPRLYRQFTDKGDLYAAIGARFADSAFAATGTDLTLLLQPPNAAIDRALNDYAVGILAHPNVFRFLTQTSANREGAAGQYDLASTVAGRFAERARAVADSIPLDAEGIEYLARAIVGVMIVLTDLWLSDAEPDAGEFVGRVHELVWGMIDAFLRGRGITADPGVPIFVTLAALNPDAGEV
- a CDS encoding IS3 family transposase (programmed frameshift); this translates as MPAKYDEATKAKAVRLVVDHRDDYDSEWAAMKAVSARLGMTAETLRKWVRQAAVDTGDAEGMTTEAARTIREQKRKIAELEQTIEILSAATFFLRAGERPATAVVCAFIAEHRARFGVVPICRALTAHGVKIAPRTFHAWVRRAPSKRALWDTTLTEVLAGHYEPDERGRRTPESLYGAAKMWAYLQRRGIPVARCTVERLMRINGWKGVVRRKKVRTTEPDPAASRAPDLVDRQFRVPAPNMLLVADFTYVRLASGVFVYTAFVIDAYAGRILGWECSTSKHTAFVEKAIRQAVALRAREGHPIGGAIHHSDAGSQYTAVKLGETLALSDLRPSIGSVGDAYDNALAETTIGLYKTEAIRDDSPFRRGPLTRIADVEFLTADWVGWFNQSRIMHRLGRRPPAEHEAEYYSLHAEQPAGDR